The following coding sequences are from one Mycobacterium bourgelatii window:
- the metH gene encoding methionine synthase has protein sequence MSDFAPNIRPDCTDELTAALRQRIMVIDGAMGTAIQRDRPDEAGYRGDRFTEWPTALQGNNDLLNLTQPQIIEGIHREYLEAGADILETNTFNANAISLSDYEMADFSYELNYTGAALARKAADEYSTPEKPRYVAGAIGPTTRTASISPDVNDPGARNVSYDQLVAAYLEAANGLVDGGADILIIETIFDSLNAKAAVFAVETLFEERGRRWPVIISGTITDASGRTLSGQVTEAFWNSIRHANPIAVGLNCALGAPEMRPYIAEMSRIADTFVSCYPNAGLPNAFGEYDESPDRQASYIADFADAGLVNLVGGCCGTAPPHIAAIAKVVEGKPPREVPKVPVATRLSGLEPLNITDDSLFVNIGERTNITGSARFRNLIKAGDYDTALSVALQQVEVGAQVIDINMDEGMIDGVAAMDRFTKLIAAEPDISRVPVMIDSSKWEVIEAGLKNVQGKPIVNSISMKEGEEKFIREARLCRKYGAAVVVMAFDEQGQADNLERRKEICGRAYRILTEEVGFPPEDIIFDPNCFALATGIEEHATYGIDFINACSWIKENLPGVHISGGISNVSFSFRGNNPVREAIHAVFLFHAIKAGLDMGIVNAGALVPYDSIDPELRERIEDVVLNRRPDAAERLLEIAERFNSKEKSEDPAAAEWRSLPVRERITHALVKGIDAHVDEDTEELRAEIAAAGGRPIEVIEGPLMDGMNVVGDLFGSGKMFLPQVVKSARVMKKAVAYLLPFIEAEKAESGAAAGKDTNGTIIMATVKGDVHDIGKNIVGVVLQCNNFEVIDLGVMVPAEKILAAAEEHDADIIGLSGLITPSLDEMVNFAVEMERRGLEIPLLIGGATTSRAHTAVKVAPRRSGPVVWVKDASRSVPVAAALLDDKQRPGLLEATEKDYASLRERHAQKNERPMLTLEKARANRTPIDWDNYTPPVPAIGVGVRDFQDYDLAELREYIDWQPFFNAWEMKGRFPDILNNPATGEAARKLYDDAQEMLDTLIKEKWLTANAVIGFFPANAVGDDVEVYTDDTRTEVLATLHNLRQQGEHREGIPNRSLGDFIAPKDTGLADYVGAFAVTAGLGSQEKIAEFKAALDDYSAILLESIADRLAEAFAERMHERVRKEFWGYQPEEQLDNEALIGEKYVGIRPAPGYPACPEHTEKVTLWKLMDVRERTGIELTESMAMWPGAAVSGWYFSHPQSQYFVVGRLAQDQVADYARRKGWTLQEAERWLSSNLGYNPED, from the coding sequence ATGTCAGACTTCGCGCCGAACATCCGCCCCGACTGCACCGACGAACTAACCGCGGCTTTGCGCCAGCGGATCATGGTGATCGACGGCGCGATGGGCACGGCGATCCAGCGGGACCGGCCGGACGAGGCCGGCTACCGCGGCGACCGGTTCACGGAGTGGCCGACCGCTCTTCAGGGCAACAATGACCTGCTCAACCTGACGCAACCGCAGATCATCGAGGGGATCCACCGCGAGTACCTCGAGGCGGGCGCCGACATCCTGGAGACCAACACCTTCAACGCGAACGCGATCTCGCTCTCCGACTACGAGATGGCGGATTTCAGTTACGAGCTGAACTACACCGGCGCCGCCCTGGCCCGCAAGGCCGCCGACGAGTACAGCACCCCGGAGAAGCCCCGTTATGTCGCCGGCGCGATCGGCCCGACGACGCGAACCGCGTCGATCTCGCCGGACGTCAATGACCCCGGAGCCCGCAACGTCTCCTACGACCAACTGGTCGCCGCCTACCTCGAAGCCGCCAACGGCCTGGTCGACGGGGGTGCCGACATCCTCATCATCGAGACGATCTTCGACTCGCTGAACGCCAAGGCGGCGGTGTTCGCCGTCGAGACGCTGTTCGAGGAGCGCGGACGGCGCTGGCCGGTGATCATCTCGGGCACCATCACCGACGCCTCCGGTCGGACCTTGTCCGGCCAGGTCACCGAGGCGTTCTGGAACTCGATCAGGCATGCAAATCCGATCGCGGTCGGCCTCAACTGCGCCCTGGGCGCGCCCGAGATGAGGCCCTACATCGCCGAGATGTCACGGATCGCGGACACGTTCGTGTCTTGCTACCCGAACGCCGGCCTGCCCAACGCCTTCGGCGAGTACGACGAGTCCCCGGACCGTCAGGCCAGCTACATCGCCGACTTCGCCGACGCCGGCCTGGTCAACCTGGTCGGTGGTTGCTGCGGAACGGCGCCGCCGCACATCGCCGCGATCGCCAAGGTCGTCGAGGGCAAGCCCCCGCGCGAGGTGCCGAAGGTCCCGGTGGCCACCCGGCTCTCGGGTCTCGAGCCGCTGAACATCACCGACGACTCCCTCTTCGTGAACATCGGTGAGCGCACCAACATCACCGGCTCCGCCCGGTTCCGCAACCTGATCAAGGCCGGGGACTACGACACCGCGCTCTCGGTCGCCCTGCAGCAAGTCGAGGTCGGCGCACAGGTCATCGACATCAACATGGACGAGGGCATGATCGACGGCGTCGCCGCCATGGACCGGTTCACCAAGCTGATCGCGGCCGAACCGGACATCAGCCGCGTCCCGGTGATGATCGACTCCTCCAAGTGGGAGGTCATCGAGGCCGGCCTGAAGAACGTGCAGGGCAAGCCGATCGTCAACTCCATCTCGATGAAGGAGGGCGAAGAGAAGTTCATCCGCGAGGCCCGACTGTGCCGCAAGTACGGCGCCGCCGTCGTCGTGATGGCCTTCGACGAACAGGGGCAGGCGGACAACCTGGAGCGGCGCAAGGAGATCTGCGGCCGCGCCTACCGGATCCTGACCGAAGAGGTCGGCTTCCCGCCCGAGGACATCATCTTCGACCCGAACTGCTTCGCACTGGCCACCGGCATCGAAGAGCACGCGACGTACGGCATCGACTTCATCAATGCCTGCTCCTGGATCAAGGAGAACCTGCCCGGGGTGCACATCTCCGGCGGCATCTCCAACGTCTCGTTCTCCTTCCGGGGCAACAACCCCGTTCGCGAGGCGATCCACGCGGTGTTCCTGTTCCACGCCATCAAGGCCGGCCTGGACATGGGCATCGTCAACGCCGGTGCGCTGGTGCCCTACGACTCGATCGACCCGGAGTTGCGGGAGCGGATCGAGGACGTCGTCCTGAACCGCCGCCCGGATGCCGCCGAGCGACTGCTGGAGATCGCCGAACGGTTCAACAGCAAGGAAAAGTCCGAAGACCCTGCGGCGGCCGAGTGGCGCTCCCTCCCGGTGCGCGAGCGGATCACGCACGCACTGGTCAAGGGCATCGACGCCCACGTCGACGAGGACACCGAGGAACTTCGGGCCGAGATCGCCGCCGCCGGTGGTCGCCCGATCGAGGTGATCGAGGGCCCGCTGATGGACGGCATGAACGTCGTCGGCGACCTGTTCGGCTCGGGCAAGATGTTCCTGCCCCAGGTGGTGAAGTCCGCCCGGGTGATGAAGAAGGCTGTGGCCTACCTGCTGCCGTTCATCGAGGCGGAGAAGGCAGAGTCCGGCGCTGCTGCGGGGAAGGACACCAACGGCACCATCATCATGGCGACCGTGAAGGGCGACGTCCACGACATCGGCAAGAACATCGTCGGGGTCGTGCTGCAGTGCAACAACTTTGAAGTGATCGACCTCGGTGTGATGGTGCCCGCCGAGAAGATCCTGGCCGCCGCGGAAGAGCACGACGCCGACATCATCGGGCTGTCCGGCCTGATCACCCCGTCCCTGGACGAGATGGTCAACTTCGCTGTCGAGATGGAACGCCGCGGGCTGGAGATCCCGTTGTTGATCGGTGGCGCCACCACCTCGCGCGCGCACACGGCCGTGAAGGTGGCGCCGCGTCGGAGCGGTCCGGTGGTCTGGGTCAAGGATGCGTCCCGCTCGGTGCCGGTGGCGGCCGCACTCCTCGACGACAAACAGCGTCCGGGTCTGTTGGAGGCGACCGAGAAGGATTACGCGTCGCTGCGCGAACGGCACGCCCAGAAGAACGAGCGGCCGATGCTGACGCTGGAAAAGGCCCGCGCGAACCGGACGCCGATCGACTGGGACAACTACACGCCGCCGGTGCCGGCGATAGGTGTGGGAGTACGGGACTTTCAGGATTACGACCTCGCCGAGTTGCGCGAGTACATCGACTGGCAGCCGTTCTTCAACGCCTGGGAGATGAAGGGCAGGTTCCCCGACATCCTCAACAACCCGGCCACGGGTGAGGCCGCTCGCAAGCTGTACGACGACGCCCAGGAGATGCTCGACACCCTGATCAAGGAGAAGTGGCTGACCGCCAACGCGGTGATCGGGTTCTTCCCGGCCAACGCAGTCGGTGACGACGTCGAGGTGTACACCGACGACACCCGCACCGAGGTGCTGGCGACGCTGCACAACCTGCGCCAGCAGGGCGAGCACCGCGAGGGCATCCCGAACCGGTCGCTGGGCGACTTCATCGCCCCCAAGGACACTGGGCTGGCCGACTACGTCGGCGCGTTCGCCGTCACCGCCGGGCTCGGCAGCCAGGAGAAGATCGCGGAGTTCAAGGCGGCCCTCGACGACTACAGTGCCATCCTGCTGGAATCGATCGCCGACCGGCTGGCCGAGGCGTTCGCCGAGCGGATGCACGAACGGGTCCGCAAGGAGTTCTGGGGCTACCAGCCCGAGGAGCAACTGGACAACGAGGCGCTCATCGGTGAGAAGTACGTCGGAATCCGCCCGGCCCCCGGCTACCCGGCCTGCCCGGAGCACACCGAGAAGGTCACGCTGTGGAAGTTGATGGACGTTAGGGAGCGGACGGGGATCGAGCTGACCGAGTCGATGGCGATGTGGCCCGGTGCCGCCGTCAGCGGCTGGTATTTCTCGCACCCGCAGTCGCAGTACTTCGTGGTCGGCCGGCTGGCCCAGGACCAGGTCGCCGACTACGCGCGGCGCAAGGGCTGGACCCTGCAGGAGGCCGAGCGCTGGCTCAGCTCCAACCTGGGCTACAACCCCGAGGACTGA